The nucleotide sequence ccacttagagaaataagttcagaggtaccaatagctttaacaaaagcttgatccccttTGCCTACTTgaaaatccagtgtgtctttcttcagtctattacttcttctcattttcTTCATATTGTTAcatgtgtgaaggccacaaccagttaacaaagatctaggaattactagaagaagtatataactatatatggaatatacctgatttgctagtctcaccagcgttgcattttctcagctcagattggaagatatgACAACTtgcttctccaattgccaacctttccacaatggaaacattcggcgtcttttgttgggctttccttcttggaaggtggaatacttttcctagcaaatgatttgtcattttccttccacaaagtattcggcttattctttttcatccttcaatcctatttcttcctgatcatcgaacaacattcgattATCATTTTGCTGAGCAACAacaactgccacaacaggaagaaaggatatgggttctaaactttattcaacttccaattatgcttgagaacaattctcaggttgcagtgccagtctaggaagtttgaacattgagtttatccttctccaacaaagaaggaagtgtgttttggttaacgttttgattatttgacatccacaacagatataagattcaatttagtattttcgatattgagctttaataaattaaatacccaagtttttataatatttttaaaaaacaattaatttacgaaagcctaagatccacatagaggttccatagccacatctgttgatcagctagcagttatggagtctattggtaggtagcgggtaccaattgcattacaagtacaactcttagatctttatgggacctagagatatatgtagtccaacaaaccactattatcttatggcatgtttgtcccatcatttCCTCGAACTcaagtctcaccgtgaatacgattaagtcgtccaatttggaaacagtgaaaattcacgctagtctcactagatcgaaaaatccacctcgtggctataattcagcctagtctcactagatcagaaaaataacgaggagtgtttgcaagctcattggatggcatgacttaaatttgacgggtattttagaaaaagtttgtgtcaacgaataatgcatgcacacaagattcgatacactattagttaaaaaaacattttaaccaattgtatatgtcgattatgtttgtgatctaatttgttatttaatttataggatataaaaataacaaatacacaaacgtgtatcgttttaaaacaattttaaaagatgtcgtccatatatattatttgactttcaaaatcatttaacattaaactcgttagagtttaacttattttaaaatcatcaattttaatctttgaaactcgtttagagttttatttaatgtttccatcaaaaaacatatataacttgagtctcaaaattatttaactttaaactcgttagagtttaaccttttaaaatcattaattttaatatttgaaactcgttaccggttttatttaatgttttcatcaaaaacatttagcatatatattctaatcaacaattatatgtaaatgcaaaattaaaacacaactatatcatgcatcacacacacatagcctagctcaAAAATCCTAtgtttgatcccatgagccgacatgagatcaagaggtcaaactaagggtaatatcgtagctcccacttaattcaagaatcaagtgaaaacttgacaaacgtcatcgttgttaacttgacctgttcgccatcttctaagtcaaaattcacgttgcatctttatcttcaatcttcatcttattacatttattttaaattgaaaaatacaactaatctaatacttttacaatttagaataaacataaataaatactatgaaattgaaaaataaatataatacaactttggcttcaaaatggcctttctcataaaataaataatcaacatgacataatattgccgtaatcaacaatcacaacaatcatacataggtcggagcattatgggctatgtatgcaattacaattttaataactacattattaaaacctatatatggcttgtccatggttataatgcatgtgtataaccatggaatataacaatcaacaattataataaatattcaagccataataattaaatctacaatttaaaatagtgatattctttcaatcatatttgtgcgtcatgaggttaagtccaaatcaaccgcgttgactttaaaaaccaaaaaggtttcgacttttaccaattcaccacaaagctaaatctaaagaaaatcacgcgacaattaagatggtgttaaagcggctctgataccactgttggaaaatcgtgtgtacttttaaatcagattaacacagcggatagttaaaataataatcttttaatattacataaaatatttacaagattaaatattcatatatttagatttaataaaacatgcacatgattaacgatcccaaagatccagttacaccactaataattgtcaaaatatgtaattcacaaagtgagtaaacgatacacctttcttgaagaaactaattgaaggagagaaacctacgatcaaaaatatgaccgtctctttggatagtccacactacacttcaaataacgtcaatggatgctagtccaaacccaagtaataattaatcaacctttgattaatattatgaacccaaaataatACTTTTCTTACTTTCTCTCTTAAGTTTTCTGGTGACTCTCACTCTCCCAAAAACCAATCAatgcttatatttataatatatgtgtaaaagtaaACATTGAATTGTGAAGTCCGAGAAACAAAACGCGTACAAAGTTATTTTGTTTCTATCTATATTTTGATTCCCAAAATCTAATATTTCgattgatttggttttaaaaagtcgtatttctcaaatacttcaggggtatgttatgtaacttataattaataatttctttcgtgtcgctttcatgtgaatagtaaattaattaatttcaattcatttactattcatataaatagtaaatgaattaatttcgatttactattttgttacttgagtaatatatatacatcatatatataaattttatttgacgtctcggtgtatatgtgtgtgaccccgaaggctcaaatgaagttgaccatatagttatatgttgttccttgcacattaatcctacaggtaCGCCCCTGACAACAACCCAAATAAGATAACGAAGGACCAACACACCTAACCAATCACAAGTATCTAAACGCTATACAAACAACACCAAACAATGATATcgcaaaaacagaaagaaaaataagaattaacaaggcgGTTTTACCACAATGCCATCAATCTTGCCGCGCCGAATATATTTTGCTGATCGGTTTTCAAACTTATACAGCTTGATTTGTTATATACAATAAGAGAGTACAGGTCGGAAAAAAATTAAGTTGTTTATTACGCAGTTGTTCTCTCTCACTAACAACCGTTAATAAAATCTCGTTAATTGCTGAAAGGCACCTGAGGGTAAGTTTCATCATTTTTCCTCCACTTATCCTTTCCTTTCCTTTTAAGATCTGAGGTATTGAAACTGAAACATTATGCACGTGATTGTTTGGTAATCCTACTTTGGATCACGGTGTCAAGTACTTATTTATCTCATTGTGTTTGGTTTTGAAGGACCAAATTTATGAAAGAGTAGGATGAAAAGAGAAGTGCAAATGCAAGATTACATAATGCAAAGTACAAAGATCTGCAGAAGCAAAACTTAATGTTACATTTGTAGAGGTTGTGAATTAAACTGGTTGCTTCAAGTTGGAGGACTTTCAGAGCTGAAGATTCGAAGCTATAATTAAGGACCAAATTTGTGAATCGTAATAAAAGGAAAAAAGTACAAAAGTTAAGTAAAGACCCATAATTCTATTGTTGTAAGGAATGTAAAGCCAACTATGAGATATATCATCATTAAGGTATTAAGGTGAAACAACCACTGACCGACAACCGAAAAACAACATCCTTTCTATTGGCTCTTTGCGCGGAGTGCACATTTAGGTGACCAAATTAACACTTGACCCGTTTCAAATTTTAACAACCACATTTGAAACATAACATGTTCTTAGGACATCAAATACATTCATACCAACGTTTTAACAAGTTAAAATATCACATATAACATTAAGTTTTATAAGACCCGCTATAATCTAgaagtggtaattccgacccattaaaCGGTTTGGACAATATCGACGCTAGTAATACGAGCATGATCCTTTGGATAAAACTACACCACAAAAGAATCTATCCAAAAGCGTCTACCAAAGCATCAATCAAAAGCATATCATTGCAACAAATGACTAGTCATCTATCGTACCATATCTTTTGTCCAATTCGgagcctataaaatggtaaacaacaacGGGTAAACAATGCTTAGTGAGAACAACGAGTACACATATATGTTGAAACTGAACATTTTACACGTGATTGTTTGGTAATCGTACTTTGGATCACAATGTCAAGTACTTGTTTATCTCATTGTGTTTGGTTTTGAAGGACCAAATTTGTAAAAGAGTAGGATAAAAAAAATTACAACTGCAAGATTAACTACACATATAATGCAAAGTACAAATACAAAGAACTGTGGAAGCGAAACTTAAGGTTATATTTGTAGAGGCTGTACGTGATTAAACTAGGTTAAGGACCAAATTTGTGAAAAATCGGAATAAAGGAAAAAAGTGCAAAAAAAAGCTGCAAGGAAAAAGGTGCAAAAATAATATACTTGTATGAATATTAAGTGCACTTTCATCTTCAATTCTTATATGTCTTGTTGCATGCTCCATAACTCAGCGAGTGTGTGCATCACCTTCATCGTCATTTAGTGTACCTGATTGATCAAGCAGAAGTAGTGATTCTGTGTAGGTGGTCAAAGAGGCTAATTTATTGACATAAATACCAAAATTGTTGTAGTATTTGGAGTAGCGTTCAAATGCTACAAGCTCTCCATTGTGATTTCTTAATATAAGTTGGTTATTATCTCTTAATCCAAGTAATATAAGTTGGTTACTATCCCAATAAGTAGATGTCAATGGTAAGTTGATAGTGAAGAGTTTGGTAAAAGATTTTGAAACATGGTCCATCAACCAGACCGTACAAACTTCTTGAAAGCTCATTGTTCCTCGACCACCCCTTCCATGATCCATACGCGGGTCATCTATTTTTTCTCGAACCACACCAACACAAACAGACTCTCTTAGCTTAAATATATCAAAATGACAATCGGTTAACTCATCTTAAAGCGGAAGCTTTATTTTTGTGAATTCTTCACTTGCCAAATCAAACGATATAATACAAAAATTACGGTCATTCCTATCCGTGGCAGACCAATAAATAAACCTATTTATAACCAATGGAGTTTTCTTATACAAATTaaatttgaaaaatttactaggaaGTTTGATTAATGGACTTCTCCACATCCCTGAGTTTATTGTAAAAACTTCAACTCGCCAAACTTGACGTGAAGCTCCTCGTCGTCCATTTTTATTTGGAATAGCAAGCTCAACTATTTTAACAAGTTTAGGGTCAAGTGAGTTAGGACAAACTCCAAAACCAACGGAAACAAACACAGACGGGTAATAAAGCATGTCAATTGCTAGTGATTTTTTTATTGAAGGATTCCAAATAACGTACCGATCAAAAGTATCATCTTCGCCTATATGAAGACAGGAAAAACATAGCAAGCCATGAGAGCTACCAACAAACTCTAAATCTTTATCTAAATTAGTAAGTAGATTTACGAACGGAGGGTAAGTCAGGCAAATCTTGTGTTGGGGGAaagaatcatcatcatcaactaccCAACAACAAACATCATCATTACAAACATCATCATTGCTTACATCATCATCGCTTACATCATCGTCGCTTACATCATCGTCGCCTTGATCATCAACAACGTTAGTTATTAGAAGACGTGGTCGTTTAGCTTGGCGAACAATGTAATCAGAATTGAAGTCATGGCTTTGAGTCAAAGATTTCCATTCTTTTGAGACTAACCTAAATCGAATTAATGATTTAACAGGAAGCCTGCATAAGATTTCGATTTGAATAACGGAAGGTATGCGATCTGCCATTGATTTTTTTTGCGTCTGACTGACCGATTGAGATTGAGAGAGCGGAAAGAAGCGTTTAGGGTATTTCTGGTTTTGAGATTCAAAGCATGCAGCAATACATATACATAAAAGACGATAAACGAACAGGGTTAGAAGTTAGATGGGCCATCTTAATTTTGGGCTCATTAATAGAAAATCTGATGGTTTGACTTAATTTTCAAGATATTTTGGGCTTATTTCTGATTTCTGAAAGTGTATTTTATTTCCTTTTACTTTCAGTAATAGAAAATCACGATTCTCAATCGGTTTCACCTAGAATCATGCCTCAAATTTTAT is from Rutidosis leptorrhynchoides isolate AG116_Rl617_1_P2 chromosome 10, CSIRO_AGI_Rlap_v1, whole genome shotgun sequence and encodes:
- the LOC139870882 gene encoding F-box protein At3g57590-like; amino-acid sequence: MADRIPSVIQIEILCRLPVKSLIRFRLVSKEWKSLTQSHDFNSDYIVRQAKRPRLLITNVVDDQGDDDVSDDDVSDDDVSNDDVCNDDVCCWVVDDDDSFPQHKICLTYPPFVNLLTNLDKDLEFVGSSHGLLCFSCLHIGEDDTFDRYVIWNPSIKKSLAIDMLYYPSVFVSVGFGVCPNSLDPKLVKIVELAIPNKNGRRGASRQVWRVEVFTINSGMWRSPLIKLPSKFFKFNLYKKTPLLRESVCVGVVREKIDDPRMDHGRGGRGTMSFQEVCTVWLMDHVSKSFTKLFTINLPLTSTYWDSNQLILLGLRDNNQLILRNHNGELVAFERYSKYYNNFGIYVNKLASLTTYTESLLLLDQSGTLNDDEGDAHTR